One genomic region from Papaver somniferum cultivar HN1 unplaced genomic scaffold, ASM357369v1 unplaced-scaffold_24, whole genome shotgun sequence encodes:
- the LOC113340898 gene encoding O-fucosyltransferase 13-like isoform X2, translating to MRRDLCDGVGIARLLNATLVLPKFEVAAYWNESSGFADVFDVDYFIQHMKGFINVVKDLPAELESKEPFHVDCSKRKGHFDYIESVLPSLLEHHYISFTPAMSQRRDRYPLYGKAALCQACYKALRLTRALEKKGSELLDAIPKPFMALHLRFEPDMVAYSQCQYSGLSSASMKAIEAAQGDRKPWTGEAARLWRNRGKCPLTPNETALVLRSLAIPRNTNIYLAAGDGLMEIEGFKSMYTNIYTKSVLLSGEDFTNMHGNTKAALDYYVSINSDSYVATYFGNMDKMVAAMRAYKGLYKTLFLNRRAFAEFTSQGLEGKELVKALWKSHTDDFVLGRGSALPDCFCEFKL from the exons ATGAGACGTGAT TTGTGTGATGGTGTCGGTATTGCACGTTTACTCAATGCAACTTTGGTTCTGCCAAAGTTTGAAGTTGCTGCATATTGGAATGAATCGAG TGGTTTTGCAGATGTATTCGATGTTGACTATTTCATTCAGCATATGAAGGGTTTTATAAATGTTGTCAAGGACTTGCCAGCAGAGCTAGAATCAAAAGAACCATTTCATGTAGATTGCAGCAAACGAAAAGGCCATTTTGATTACATTGAAAGTGTTCTTCCTTCACTCTTGGAGCATCATTACATATCATTCACACCAGCCATGAGCCAAAGAAGGGACAG GTATCCATTGTATGGAAAGGCTGCTCTATGCCAGGCTTGTTATAAAGCTCTACGTCTTACAAGAGCCCTGGAGAAGAAAGGTTCTGAACTTCTTGATGCGATACCCAAACCCTTCATGGCCCTTCACCTTCGATTTGAACCTGATATGGTAGCTTACAGTCAATGTCAGTATTCTGGTCTTTCTTCAGCTTCCATGAAAGCTATTGAAGCTGCTCAGGGAGATCGAAAACCCTGGACTGGGGAGGCAGCCCGTCTTTGGAGAAACCGCGGTAAGTGCCCACTCACTCCAAACGAGACAGCTCTTGTCCTCAGATCACTTGCAATCCCGAGAAACACGAATATTTATCTCGCTGCTGGTGACGGTCTTATGGAAATTGAAGGGTTCAAATCTATGTACACGAACATATATACTAAATCAGTCCTCCTTAGCGGTGAAGATTTCACCAACATGCATGGGAATACAAAAGCTGCGCTAGATTATTATGTGTCGATTAACAGTGATTCCTACGTTGCTACTTATTTTGGAAATATGGATAAAATGGTGGCAGCTATGAGAGCATATAAGGGTTTGTACAAAACTCTTTTCCTGAATAGGAGAGCTTTTGCAGAATTTACATCTCAGGGATTAGAAGGGAAGGAACTAGTTAAAGCTTTGTGGAAGTCACATACAGATGATTTTGTTTTGGGGAGAGGATCTGCTTTGCCTGATTGCTTTTGTGAGTTCAAATTGTGA
- the LOC113340806 gene encoding uncharacterized protein LOC113340806 isoform X1, with translation MVIMGPKIVPDEEPKSESKNQIFSIRWMKEFSQIFSSSDRIDEDGVGTSENQKKKKNGWNLVRIRRTKQFSFDQEHIGCRCFNYKQLKAATENFSPANIIGRGGFGPVYKNQKAAERLSRKEQEIINLADKLTTSLRILSTEFFPLNHPNNGAAPPPPPPPPPGNQQLRPNSVNIKFPTFNGEDPDGWIFNADQYFSVHNNSDALKIIVACAHLKGEANIWYRWKRTRVVVTTWLEFCNLIRARFNTEKFVDARLAISTMEQKGAVHQHISEFEKLLNFVEFPEDYLISCFIRSLKPHIGSVVKLLAPQTLDEAYTKAIRQEEAYAATKFVPRPPYRPPPFRGPSTPQLAQQQQPTFAQGYRRLSPEEQREKRAKVFASSVISHTDQIIYVLILS, from the exons ATGGTTATAATGGGACCCAAAATAGTGCCAGATGAAG AACCAAAAAGTGAAAGTAAGAATCAAATATTCTCTATTAGATGGATGAAAGAATTCAGTCAGATTTTCAGTTCTTCAGATAGAATTGATGAAGATGGTGTTGGAACTTctgaaaaccaaaagaaaaagaagaacggtTGGAATTTGGTCAGAATAAGAAGAACTAAGCAATTTTCATTTGACCAAG aACATATTGGATGTCGATGCTTCAATTACAAACAGCTTAAAGCAGCCACTGAAAATTTTAGCCCTGCCAACATAATTGGGAGAGGTGGTTTTGGACCAGTTTATAAG AATCAGAAGGCAGCCGAAAGACTTTCGCGTAAAGAACAAGAAATAATTAATCTTGCTGATAAGCTCACTACATCCTTGCGTATTCTATCTACAGAATTTTTCCCTCTCAATCATCCAAATAATGGCGCTGCacctcctccaccacctccaccacctccgGGTAATCAACAACTGCGACCTAATTCAGTTAATATTAAGTTTCCTACTTTCAATGGTGAGGATCCTGATGGCTGGATCTTCAATGCTGACCAATACTTTAGTGTACATAACAACTCTGATGCTCTCAAAATCATTGTTGCTTGTGCACATCTAAAAGGAGAGGCAAATATTTGGTATCGATGGAAGCGCACCAGAGTTGTTGTGACAACATGGCTAGAATTTTGCAACTTAATTCGTGCTCGATTTAATACTGAAAAGTTTGTTGATGCTCGCCTAGCCATTAGCACCATGGAGCAAAAAGGTGCGGTTCATCAGCATATCTCTGAGTTCGAAAAATTACTGAACTTTGTTGAATTTCCAGAAGATTATTTGATAAGTTGTTTTATTCGATCCCTTAAACCCCATATTGGGTCTGTGGTTAAACTGCTTGCACCACAAACCTTGGATGAGGCCTATACTAAGGCAATACGTCAGGAAGAAGCTTATGCTGCTACCAAGTTTGTTCCCAGACCACCATATCGTCCACCTCCATTCAGAGGTCCAAGTACACCTCAACTGgctcaacaacaacaaccaactttTGCTCAGGGTTATAGGAGATTATCACCAGAAGAACAAAGAGAAAAGCGAGCTAAGGTATTTGCTTCAAGTGTGATCAGCCATACAGACCAAATCATATATGTGTTAATCCTCAGTTAA
- the LOC113340806 gene encoding uncharacterized protein LOC113340806 isoform X2, with amino-acid sequence MTYTDDLAALQNSITGVADKLDVLTETITNFYVLDENTQNQKAAERLSRKEQEIINLADKLTTSLRILSTEFFPLNHPNNGAAPPPPPPPPPGNQQLRPNSVNIKFPTFNGEDPDGWIFNADQYFSVHNNSDALKIIVACAHLKGEANIWYRWKRTRVVVTTWLEFCNLIRARFNTEKFVDARLAISTMEQKGAVHQHISEFEKLLNFVEFPEDYLISCFIRSLKPHIGSVVKLLAPQTLDEAYTKAIRQEEAYAATKFVPRPPYRPPPFRGPSTPQLAQQQQPTFAQGYRRLSPEEQREKRAKVFASSVISHTDQIIYVLILS; translated from the coding sequence ATGACTTATACTGATGATTTAGCTGCTTTACAAAATAGTATTACTGGTGTTGCTGACAAGTTGGATGTTCTTACCGAAACTATCACCAACTTCTATGTTCTTGATGAGAATACGCAGAATCAGAAGGCAGCCGAAAGACTTTCGCGTAAAGAACAAGAAATAATTAATCTTGCTGATAAGCTCACTACATCCTTGCGTATTCTATCTACAGAATTTTTCCCTCTCAATCATCCAAATAATGGCGCTGCacctcctccaccacctccaccacctccgGGTAATCAACAACTGCGACCTAATTCAGTTAATATTAAGTTTCCTACTTTCAATGGTGAGGATCCTGATGGCTGGATCTTCAATGCTGACCAATACTTTAGTGTACATAACAACTCTGATGCTCTCAAAATCATTGTTGCTTGTGCACATCTAAAAGGAGAGGCAAATATTTGGTATCGATGGAAGCGCACCAGAGTTGTTGTGACAACATGGCTAGAATTTTGCAACTTAATTCGTGCTCGATTTAATACTGAAAAGTTTGTTGATGCTCGCCTAGCCATTAGCACCATGGAGCAAAAAGGTGCGGTTCATCAGCATATCTCTGAGTTCGAAAAATTACTGAACTTTGTTGAATTTCCAGAAGATTATTTGATAAGTTGTTTTATTCGATCCCTTAAACCCCATATTGGGTCTGTGGTTAAACTGCTTGCACCACAAACCTTGGATGAGGCCTATACTAAGGCAATACGTCAGGAAGAAGCTTATGCTGCTACCAAGTTTGTTCCCAGACCACCATATCGTCCACCTCCATTCAGAGGTCCAAGTACACCTCAACTGgctcaacaacaacaaccaactttTGCTCAGGGTTATAGGAGATTATCACCAGAAGAACAAAGAGAAAAGCGAGCTAAGGTATTTGCTTCAAGTGTGATCAGCCATACAGACCAAATCATATATGTGTTAATCCTCAGTTAA
- the LOC113340903 gene encoding protein MICRORCHIDIA 7-like has product MENPSGVSSDSTPSSSWLISKRDRANEEKEETTSGNKKTKFVLPTGFLEPLNILEEEDEILAPIPLSSWKPDDSRTTQLSGVPYCRQFWKAGDYDESLPGRGGDTTLIDGMDHVRVHPRFLHSNATSHKWVLGAVAELLDNSLDEAINGGTYCHINMLLNKKDGSRMLLVEDNGGGMSPGTMRHCMSLGFSGKSKLANTIGQYGNGFKTSTMRIGADVIVFSRCPGKDGGRATQSIGLLSYTFLTSTGKEDIVVPILDYEKSGKDWSNIVPASSSSIDWNKNAETIVQWSPYASEAELLEQFNFIKDQGTRIIIYNLWEDEEGALELDFNSDIHDIQIRGANRDETKIQMAKDYPKSKQFLTYTHSLRSYASILYLKPPLGFRIVLRGQDVVHRNIVNNMFKVEDIKYKPTGLDSAVNADADTGMVGKMGFHMDAKAHLDIQGFSVYHRNRLIKPLWRVWNSPSSGGRGVIGVVEANFIKPAHDKQDFEKTIMLSRLEWKLAHEQKQFWNKYKGVIGYVDSKQKNYVETRRYFSKSNSAAKGIQIPVMEKCDSLSIHSESARRETLRSAQRGEGKQMNGCKNHEGTGISIENGKEPGVTVNLKEKPVDQNLASERNEQVADPGTTSRNNLITENLELKNRRKRTNEMLSSDLTSKQDRARALEVQSNKAPQTDAARLHVLQVENRELRARGELTSKQDRARVLEVQTNEAPQKDAALLHQLQVENRELKARIKELKEKHLQVLKIQREKLEEKHLHNLELQKEKCRSLEAGSELFFPPKNEFEMKKKGCPLSGSGVRLAAA; this is encoded by the coding sequence ATGGAAAATCCATCAGGTGTAAGTTCTGATtcaactccatcttcttcttggtTAATTTCTAAAAGAGACAGGGctaatgaagaaaaagaagaaactaCATCTGGAAACAAGAAGACTAAATTTGTACTACCCACTGGTTTTCTTGAACCACTTAATATATTGGAGGAGGAGGATGAAATCTTAGCACCTATACCATTATCTTCATGGAAGCCTGATGATTCCAGAACTACTCAATTATCTGGTGTTCCGTATTGTAGGCAGTTTTGGAAGGCAGGGGATTATGATGAATCTTTGCCGGGACGCGGAGGCGATACAACGCTAATTGATGGTATGGATCATGTGAGGGTGCATCCAAGGTTTCTGCATTCTAATGCAACCAGTCATAAATGGGTTCTTGGAGCTGTTGCGGAGCTGCTTGACAATTCTCTAGATGAGGCCATCAATGGAGGTACATACTGTCATATAAATATGCTTTTAAATAAGAAAGATGGTTCTAGGATGTTGCTAGTGGAAGATAATGGTGGTGGTATGTCTCCGGGAACAATGCGGCACTGTATGTCTCTTGGGTTTTCTGGGAAAAGTAAATTAGCTAACACGATTGGTCAGTATGGGAATGGTTTTAAGACTAGTACAATGAGGATTGGAGCTGATGTCATTGTGTTTTCGCGATGTCCTGGAAAAGATGGAGGAAGGGCTACGCAAAGCATTGGACTACTTTCGTACACGTTCTTGACGAGCACTGGCAAGGAGGACATTGTAGTTCCCATTCTTGATTATGAGAAAAGTGGCAAAGATTGGAGCAACATTGTaccagcatcatcatcttcaattgaTTGGAATAAGAATGCAGAAACAATAGTGCAGTGGTCTCCTTATGCAAGTGAAGCCGAGCTTCTAGAGCAGTTCAATTTTATTAAAGATCAAGGTACTCGAATAATCATATACAATCTTTGGGAAGATGAGGAAGGAGCTCTAGAGCTTGATTTTAACTCTGATATTCATGATATTCAAATTAGAGGTGCCAACCGTGATGAAACGAAGATACAAATGGCGAAGGATTATCCAAAGTCTAAgcaatttttgacttatacacATTCGTTAAGGAGCTATGCTTCCATTCTGTATCTTAAGCCTCCACTAGGCTTTCGGATCGTTTTGCGTGGTCAAGATGTTGTGCACCGTAACATTGTGAACAATATGTTTAAGGTAGAAGATATCAAATACAAACCAACTGGTCTTGATAGTGCGGTGAATGCAGATGCAGATACGGGCATGGTAGGAAAAATGGGGTTCCATATGGATGCAAAAGCACACCTTGACATCCAAGGTTTTAGTGTGTATCACAGGAACAGACTAATTAAGCCACTCTGGAGGGTTTGGAACAGTCCTTCAAGTGGGGGTCGTGGGGTTATAGGTGTGGTGGAGGCTAACTTTATCAAACCAGCACATGATAAACAAGATTTTGAGAAAACAATTATGCTTTCAAGACTTGAGTGGAAATTAGCACATGAACAAAAACAATTTTGGAATAAATACAAAGGTGTTATTGGTTATGTTGACTCGAAACAGAAGAATTATGTTGAAACTCGACGTTACTTTTCGAAATCCAACTCCGCAGCCAAAGGGATTCAAATCCCAGTTATGGAGAAGTGTGACTCACTCTCAATTCATTCGGAGAGTGCTCGAAGAGAGACACTAAGATCTGCTCAAAGAGGGGAAGGCAAGCAGATGAATGGATGTAAGAATCATGAGGGTACAGGAATTAGTATCGAGAATGGAAAAGAACCAGGCGTGACTGTCAATCTCAAGGAGAAGCCAGTTGATCAAAATTTAGCTTCAGAAAGAAATGAACAAGTAGCTGATCCAGGTACAACTTCTCGCAATAATTTGATAACTGAGAATCTCGAATTGAAGAACAGAAGAAAGCGTACGAATGAAATGTTATCAAGCGATTTGACGAGTAAACAAGATAGAGCTAGAGCGCTTGAAGTTCAATCAAACAAAGCTCCACAGACAGATGCAGCTCGTCTACATGTTTTGCAAGTAGAGAATCGTGAATTGAGAGCCAGAGGTGAGTTGACAAGTAAACAAGATAGAGCTAGAGTGCTTGAAGTTCAAACAAACGAAGCTCCCCAGAAAGATGCAGCTCTTCTACATCAGTTGCAAGTAGAGAATCGTGAATTAAAAGCCAGAATAAAAGAACTCAAGGAAAAACACCTGCAAGTCTTAAAAATCCAAAGAGAGAAACTCGAAGAAAAACACTTGCACAACTTAGAGTTACAAAAAGAGAAATGTCGATCCTTGGAAGCTGggagtgaactcttcttcccgccaaaaaatgaatttgaaatgaagaagaagggttgccccctatccggttccggggtgcggttagcagctgcctag